The sequence agaaatgagttttttttaattacaccTTCTATGCAACTAtgacatgacacatagttatcgattctaTGACAActttcgatataccaatggttgttgaatCGATCGGGATATGAtttgaagggactgtactgtacgctaaccataattgaatggTTCTTGCAAGCTCTATCATTTGATATCTATGGAGTCATGTTAGCGATGATGTTGGACAtttaacatgactggttgggtaccatCAGACTTGAGTTCTGATGTTTTTATTATCAAtgagttgataaataagaatgaaGCTATATAGGGTAGGCTCATATAAGGACTTGATGATCTCGAATCATAttgagatgtgaacccactccgagttgtatcattgaaccattgaggtTCATACAAGTACTGGATTTCTAGATCTcgttgagaataaaattagttcaatgagtTGAACGGCTTATAAAGTAATTTATAAGCGAGATAAATTAGAAGTACGACTTCTAAAGGAGAATTATAATGGAGAATAAAGGGGAAAGTCATTTTAATTTGTGAAAGTGtttcaaaattaaaagtttacttaaataaataattagtttttaaaaatggtgattttcaaaactattattatgaacttatttaattaattaaacagtaGTGGACCTTGAAtagtccaaataattaaattaattgaagtgttggattaattaaatactattggATTTTTTAGAACCCAAATGCAagtagtgttgaataattattatactattgatcttgaatgagttcaagtaagatttaattaattgattaaacttaaattagtGTGTGCTTGATAATTAGTTAAATGTTAATTTCATGGGCcatgtatgtatatgtttgaCCAAAAATGCACAAGTTtctatgcatgatttaaattttgtaAAAACACATTTGAAGTATCAAGAGAAACAACCTCCTCACTCCATTTCATACCCCTTGGTTGTACCCCTCATACACATTCTTTCCATTTTTTAGCCACTTTCTTTTGTGGTTAATGAAAATGATTCTCACTGAAAAATGCTCTATATATTATAATGCATATATAGGGTGGATCTAGTTTACTAGTCGTGGATCTAAATTGAAGGAGAAGGCATTTTTAAGCAAAGTGTGCTCTTGGAAACTTGAGTCCATTTGAACAAGGTGTGCTTTtagaagcttgtagatagtgtctaaCTTTTCAAGAGCCAAGTTATTTACAACTTGGTTGGAGTTATCATCAATCTTTCTAGATTTATAAGTAAAACTTCTTAAACATCATATGaatgtttatgattttttaatgctacacaagtgctcgatttttacataaaatttttaaatttctatTGCGTTTTTGGGCACGAGAGAATCAAGATCCAACAATGGTATCAGACTCATGGTTGCTCTGTAGCATTTGTTGAATATTGTATTGAAGTCAATTTCTAACCACATGATAAAATCAGATCAACCAAACTTGTGGgctatttttctattttttttcccGAAAATGTTGCTGCCCATTTTTTGGGCAGCAATGGCATCCCCTTttaagtaaaaaataaaaatttggttGGCCGGAATCTGAAAACGGAGCTCCTGCAACGACTATGATGACTAGGGTttccaaaaggtgttttgggATATCCAAGTGTCATGAGCCCTAAGTCGTTGAGACATTGAAGtggttgatttttatgaaaattcaaaTTATATGTATTTTctcattaaataaataattaaagtgagacttttattatttatagtaaatggttatttacaagaaattcggtaataaataatttaattggaAGGTAAACAAagttatttgtttattttgttaatttaatttataatcatAGCGGTAAGttattggaccaagatataaatatttgatcaattgattattgtgataattaattgataGTGTATGATATGTTATATTATTCATGAAGGATAATAAAAAGTTCAAAACTAATTAGCTAAGTGTATGTTAGGATATTTTATGTTGAATGAGTtgtaataattataaattttataatgGACTTGGTTTATAGCCGGTTCCTATCCAATGAGATGTTTCCCTATTTGTCAtggatatttattttaaatatttgatagaGGAAGATCAAGAATGAAAAATAGTggaccatgatgaattatgaagatccaagacatgtaaatattggacgCTTATGTAATtgtgcatttgcatcccatgagtttcctaggattggacctaggcctctgtttggctcacacgggccaaatagtaTCGGGACGATTAATCATACTTATTAGTTTactgtttataatatatgcatgaaatattataaataatgagtatgtgcattattattttataataacaaagttgtaTGAATTTGGCAATCATACGAACAAACATGGCGAGAACTCCTATGATTTTGGCTCATGTTATTGGGAGAACTCGTGgtgaccgtccattaaggttctacatcgatgggtaaggcttgacacgtaaagatgatcgacgtcatattattgggtccttatcAAGCGTGAGGCAAAATTTTACGTatagggttgcatggagatgcaattggaaactacctgtTAGGAATTATGATTGGTTGATATTATTCGTGATCATGATTGACTAATTGGACCTtacgtacctactgaggaaaggagttaacatttatttgttattatttttcagtgctAAATTTTTGACATGTCATCGATTCGTAATCCATtatctgcaatactcgacaaacatgtaCTGACCGGTCCGAATTACCTCaattggctaagaaatttgaaaatcttCTTGAATTCAAAAAGGATAGAATATACTCTTGAGAAGCCGCCCCCTTTTGAGGCTCCGACTGGGTGCAGTCTTGTGGAAAAGTTCAaagattggtgtgaccatgacatgatatccaagtgttatatgcagacTTCTATGTCTGATGAGTTACAGAGGATTTTTGAGGATCCTAAGAATGCTGCTGATATTCATATGCATCTCAAAAATTTCTTTGGTGAGCAAACACGCTCGATTAGACATGCGACCTTCAAGAATTTAATCACTTTGTGCGTGCGAGATAGGGCTTccgtccatgagcatggcctgacGTTGATTGGGATTTTGGACAAGATTGTTGGCATGGATATTGTGTTTCCTGCcgagttgaccacagacgtgttgctcttgtcactgccgaGCTCGTTTGATtcttttgtggtgaacttcaacatgaacaagatgGATCCATCTCTTGAGGAGTTGGtaaacatgcttgttacgtatGAGTCCGCAATCAAAAAGGAAAATCCAACTCTTTATGTGGGTTATTCATATGGTTCGAATAATAGACCacttgaaaagaaaaagaagcgTTCTACCCATACTTCCAAGAAGAACGTGCCCTTGACCGCAAGCTCCAAGTCCCGTACTATGGCAACCACACCAGTAAAGACTGACAAGACTAGTGACGtctgtcattactgcaagaagcttGGACATTGATGGCGTAACTGCatggaatatcttgaccagaatggttctggaaagagtatgttctacattgaagtaaacatttcaattaactcttcttcttgggaaTTGGATATggttgtggctcacatctctgtaatgatttgcatgTGATTGGAAGAAGTAAGAGACATAGAGAAgttgagaccttcttgaggctgtgcaatggggcaagagttgctgccaaagccgtgggagatgtttacttattgttgagcaatgattttaaattagtataaagatgttttttttttgtatcagatttggtgaaaatattgttttcatttctatgcttgataaatatggatattcttgtttatttgacaaatgtgtttgcaatatttacaagaatgaatgtttaattggtacaagtGAATTGAAAatcgatctctataatttaaaattgaaagatactCTATTGAAAAATGTCCAAGAAAtatcaacaacaaaaaaattaaaacacgaTATTCTGAATACGACACACTTGTGGAATACTCGATTAGTTCATATTTATCTAAGGAGGGTGAACAAGCTAGTtagagaaggcatgtttgatatgtctaacATTAATTCTCTCACTACTTGTAAACCTTCTAAAAGAAAAGATGAACAAAATTCTATTTAAGGGCCATGTGAAGAGAGCCAAAAGACTCctagatttgatccatacagatgtgtgcgatctacttagcatcaccactaagcatggACATTCCTACTTTatcacctttaccgatgattTTTCAAGGTataggtatgtgtatttgatgaaatataaatctgaagcttttgaaaggttcaaGGAATTCAAAAATGAATATAGAAATCgttgggacgaagcatcaagacacttcgattggatcgaggtggtgagtacttgagtgctgaattccaagagtatcttagggataATGAGATTTTCTCACAGTGGACTTTTTCTGCTACACCTCAATTAGAAGGTGTTTCAGAAAATCGTAACCGGACGTTGATGGTCATGGtttggtctatgatggggttcacggagttgccaccatcattttggggatatgcgcttgaaacaacgacactattgttgaacaatttccattcaaaggcagttgataagacaccatatgagatatggatggaaaAGCCTCCCAAGTatcttatcttagaatatgggggtgccctgcttatgtgaagcagacagtgagagataaattggatagtcgatccatttTATTCTACTTAgtttggatattatttctatcatccccaAGAAAAAAAGTGTTGAAAAGatatttctattggatagaaaaggGGAGATGGTAGAACTAGAAGACGTTTGAGAAAAACCCAAGGTTGTAGCCCATACCTGAAcaaccaagagaggagatacaagctctTAGGAGATCCGAAATTGTCTCGAGATCACCTATGAGGTGAGATTCatgatgagcctgaccatggatgtgatccaatgaccttcaaggaagctttatctgatgccgattcatccaagtggattgaagctatggaatatgAGATTAATTCCATGTATTCAAatcaagtgtggaatcttgtggatccgcCCGAgagaattgttcctatagggtatAAATGAATTTACAAGAAGAACTTGGGGCGGATAGGAAGGTGTTGAActtcaaggcgcgattggtagtaaaaggttatactcaaagacaaggaatTGACTTTGAGAAAACTTTTTTTTCAGTCGCAATGTTCATGTCCATAAGGATAATGCTAGCCATTGCAACGTGGTATGAATAtgaatatggcagatggatgtgaagatgACCTTTCTTAATgtggatattaaggaagagatttacATGTCTCAGCTTGAAGGGTTCACATATATCgtaagtgagcataaggtatgcaaacttcggAGATCTATTTATGATCTCAAGCAGGAATCTAGGAGCTTGAACATCATATTTGAcagtacaatcaaagagtttgatTTTACTAAGAATTATGAGGTACCCCGTGGTTATAATAAGGTCAGTGAGAGTGATGTGAaattcctggtactttatgttgattacGTTCAACTAATTGAAAATGATATATGAATGTTTCAATCAAGATTCAGTGCCAGTCGTTAGACATGTTAGGTCATGTTAGAGGAAGACTTATATCTTGAATTGCAAAGAAGATCCTTTCATGTGTCAGCGGACACAGGATTTTGAAGTAATTACCAGTCAATTGTATTGGATCGTTTTCAATGGATGGTGAATTGGTGATGGTAGTTAATGGTTTTTGCAGTTCCAGCAAAATTGCGGAGGGTAAGACAGTTGTCATAAGGTAGGACTCAGCATTATCCTGGATTATTGACTATGCATATGAGGTTATAACAAGAAACTGAGTTCTAAGCAAACTTTGGAAGTCGTGATGTGATTCAGTGAGGGTTAGACCATTGCAGGTTTTAGCGAGGTCTGAATTTTTGAAAGTTCTTCCACCAGATTTTTTGAATCAGATCTACTAGTGTAGATGATGAGTTGTACTTGTATTACGTTCTCAGTTTACcctagattttgaggacgaaatcttttaaggggggagatatagtgacccgtatccagaattaacgattaaatggtaattaatcaagtaaacATGTTTTAGAgaggtaaaacatgattaagggattttcgTATGAGTTTAAGGAGCTGAAAAACGAACTCAGAACGATCTAATTGGTCCGGTTAGATTTTGGATCATTGAATATATCGGAGGCTTCGAACGAATCGGAGCCAATGcctcaagatcggaagctctggtgcgatcggacggtccgatcggagTTCGAAAGATCCAAACCCTGGCAGCCAGATGTACATGATGATGTCAGCATAGTGACATAAGAGATGACATCATTGATgtgcgatcggacgctccgaagtcccGATCGGAGACTTCGATATGCTGGCAGGATGCGTGGCATGCATGCAGATATTGGACGAACCGTAGGTGGGATCGGACCGTCTGAACTCgctctataaatatgggttccgagagctcattttcattttcaattCCTTTCTCTCCCGCTCTAGCTCATTTTAGGGGCGTTGGGGGCTCTTATTTGGCAAACAGTGTCCGGATATGAGCAGTAGCGGAGGTATTGCGGATTTGTGCCCAAGTTGTGGgacagtcgccatcagcgggctgacgacggacgcaggtataactttggatccctaaaaatattagggagtatttattagcttagttaaagcttttagagcatgtttaatgatgcatgggtactTTTCATTGTAGACTTGTAGTACtggatggtaggcttggaacctagatggatgcTTCTAGGACTGCCTTGGTAAgttacataagtactgactgagatgaccaGCATGACATATGATcctatatgttgcatttgtatgtgcttTGTATATACCGTggtttactgctttagcacatgcatgattttatacCATAATGCATCTCGTGAGAGGTAAGTCGAGTGtatggggaggctcagcccccaCGGTCTTGTCTATCACTGGGAGACGCCGCGACAGCAGGGATTGATGCTACAATGATaggggagtatacgagtaccccgcggactagctatcccgcacggtactgtatattcattGGCTCCCCTGAGCAGACTGTTTTACCAGGGttttaaatccatttacatgatgcatatatgtttatatatcattgcttatgtacttagcgtagtcgctcacatcTAGTGTTTTTTGTATGTCTAggcaccccattcgatggggcaggtgcaGGTAGTGCACCTTGTGACTTGGATTAGTCGGTGACCAGAGAGGATAGTATGATTAGATGTAAGTTCTATTGTTATTAAGattcattcgattgggttgtatttcaaatttatttaactggttgtattctgtcggtcaaCATTTATTTAAACTTTTCGCAGTGTATTCTGATTAGtgttaatttcatgcttaattatgctctaattctctgattagtagtggatctgggttgggtcgctacattaaACCTTTGATGCAACTACAACATGACACATATTTATCGATTCTataacaactctcgatataccaatggttgtcgaatcgattgagatatgagttgaagggaccgtattgtatgctaaccataattgaatgattcttgcagacactatcatttgatacctatgGATTCATGTtagcgatgctgctagatgtttaacatgactggttgggtaccatcagacttgagttctgacattcttattatcaatgagttgataaataagaatgaaGTTATATAGGGTAAGCTCATATAGAGACTTGATGATCTCCAATCaaatggagatgtgaacccaacTATGAGTTGTATCATTGAACCAtttagggtcacacaagtactgaCTTTTTAGATCAcgttgagaataaaattagttcaatgagtTGAACGGTTTATAAAAGAGTTTATAAGCGagataaattagaagtatgacttctaaagGAGAATAAAGtgaaaagtaacttttaatttgtgaaattgttccaagattcaaagttgacttaaataaataaattttttttttaaaatggtgattttcaaaattattattatgaacttaattaattatctggatcgggaggttatgttgttttaACTGATGCCTTTGGGCAGGGACTGAGATGTGTGTTGACATAGAATAGACATGTGAAACACTATGCCTCTTGATAGCTAAAGACGCACAGAATGAATTATCATGCGCTTGATCTCTTAGTCGTCATTGtttttgcactcaagatctggaggcattaccTGTATGACGTGAAGTTTGAGATATTCACtaatcacaagagtttgaagtatctgttcactcagacTAACTTGAATATGCGAGATCAGCGTTGGATGAATTTATTGaaagactatgattgcaagattaaTTATCTTTCAGGTTCCGTTAATCTTAGCGTTGATGATCTGAGTCAAAAAGTGAGACTTTCTGCTCTTTATACTGGTAATATCTTTATCATTGTATTCAGGAATGTTATTCCTTGGGATTCAcgttcaagcacaagaaaggggtTGATGGAATTCGTTTGTATTCTATCTTATCTGATCCAACTTTGTACTATAGGATTAGAGATGCTCAAATGTCTGATCATCTAGCCAATGGAAagaatacatctggatttcattaccTGTCTAATATATTATTTCTTTTCCAACCGAGTGGCAGTTCCTGATGACGCGGAGTTGAGGGATGAGCCCCATTGTATCAAAACGGATATTTTCAACGTGTTTATGTCCTCACCCATACGCACCATGATAAACTCTTTTGATAATGTACTAATCACAAGattttgaagtatctgttcactcaagcTTATATCAAGAAGTTGCATATTATTTTCGGAAATTTTGGGATATCCACTAATCACAAGAGTTAGAAGTATATGTTCACTTAAACTGACTTGAATATGCAACAGCGACATTGGATGAATTTATTgaaagactatgattgcgagattaattAGCTTCCAGGCTCCGTTAATCTTAGCGTTGATGCTCTGAGTTAGAAAGTGAGACTTTCTTCTCTTTATAATGGTGATATCTCTAGCATAATATTCAGGAATGTTATTCCTTGGGATTCACGTTCAAGAACAAGAAAGGGGTCGATGGAATTCGTTTGTATTTTATCCTATCTGCTCCAGCTTTTTACTATAGGATCAGatatgctcagatgtctgatcatCTAGCCAATGAAAAGAaaacatctggatttcattatcagtctaATAGATTATTTCTTGTCCAATCGAGTGGCAATGCCTGATGACGCGAAGTTGAGGGATGAGCCCCATTGTATCAAAATGGGTATTTTCAACGTGTTTATGtactcactcacacgcaccatGAGAAACTTCCTAGGAGGTCACTCATCCTCTAATTACCTCATGTCAagaacgcttaactttggaCTTCTTATGTGATAAACTTTCGAAAATAatatgcaccttcttgatatgagtaatacatataaaatattttacttcTTCTTAATTGTGCAATCTCATACCCAcatagtctcagaatccctTTCATTCCGGTATGTGATCAGTTCATTACCCTTTCACCTAAAAGCCTATCAAGAATACTCACTCATTGTCCATGCAACTTCTTAACACCGACGATCATTACCCACACTGTTATCATCCTCAGGCGTCACACtataaatttttattcttttaatagTTTTCACAATAAGCCAAAAAAGTCGTGCCAATCCTTAATAGGTAGTTGCCATTAGCCAATCGACATGCTTCATTCTATTTTAATTACCGTATGCGCCGTGATAAATACCTATTttataaggccaattctcaaagATCAAGAATGAGGATTAATGTTTCTCTTTGACATAAACTCCTCTTTAATTTGACATAAACTCCACCGCGCGCATATTCCATTTTCATTCAATATTCATCTTGATATAAAATTATGCCGAgatatttcacaaaatatttccATATTATGAATTCAATATTGTGAATATTTCTATATTATGAATCAATATTGTGTAAAAAAAGCATAAGCAAATCAGCTTACCTAATGAAcatcaaaaaataattataagatACTGATGGA comes from Henckelia pumila isolate YLH828 chromosome 4, ASM3356847v2, whole genome shotgun sequence and encodes:
- the LOC140861561 gene encoding uncharacterized protein, which codes for MSSIRNPLSAILDKHVLTGPNYLNWLRNLKIFLNSKRIEYTLEKPPPFEAPTGCSLVEKFKDWCDHDMISKCYMQTSMSDELQRIFEDPKNAADIHMHLKNFFGEQTRSIRHATFKNLITLCVRDRASVHEHGLTLIGILDKIVGMDIVFPAELTTDVLLLSLPSSFDSFVVNFNMNKMDPSLEELVNMLVTYESAIKKENPTLYVGYSYGSNNRPLEKKKKRSTHTSKKNVPLTASSKSRTMATTPVKTDKTSDVCHYCKKLGH